GCCAGGCGCAGCACGTTCCGGTCGACCGCGGCGATTCGCGCCAGCCGCCAGTGCTCCAGGTTCTGCCGCAGCAAGGCGTCTATCTCCTCCAGATGGACCAGCGTTCCGCGCACCAGGCCCTCGGCGAAGTCCCGGGTCTCGGGATTTGGGTCCTTTCCTTCCCAGAAGGTGGCCAGGGATTCTTCGCGGCTCCCCCCTACCTCGATCTGGTAGAGCATCTGGAGCGCGAATTCCCGGCCTTTGCGCCGCTCACCCACGTTGACTCCGCCTCCGGCCCCTGCCTGCCGGCGCGGCCGTGCCGGATTCGAGGTCCCGGTACAGCGCCGCCATCCTCAGGGTCGCCTCGGCTGCTTCCCAGCCTTTGTTGGAACGGTTCCTTCCGGCGCGATCGCGGGCCTGGCGATCGGAGTCGACCGTCAGGACCCCGAAGCCGATCGGCACTCCGGTGGCGACGCCGATTGCCTGCAGGCGGGAGCAGACTTCACGGGCCAGTATCTCGAAATGCAGCGTCTCGCCGCGTACCAGGAC
The window above is part of the Candidatus Polarisedimenticolia bacterium genome. Proteins encoded here:
- the nusB gene encoding transcription antitermination factor NusB, producing the protein MGERRKGREFALQMLYQIEVGGSREESLATFWEGKDPNPETRDFAEGLVRGTLVHLEEIDALLRQNLEHWRLARIAAVDRNVLRLAVFELLHQPQTPQPVIIDEAIELAKCFGGDESGEFVNGVLDGLRKRLDPAPSEAAPPSD
- the ribH gene encoding 6,7-dimethyl-8-ribityllumazine synthase, with the protein product MRRTARGTADIQSSGLRIGIVMSDYHAELGEALLEGAVDRLKRSGLTPLRVARVPGAFEIPQAIARILDRSEDRPDGMIALGVLVRGETLHFEILAREVCSRLQAIGVATGVPIGFGVLTVDSDRQARDRAGRNRSNKGWEAAEATLRMAALYRDLESGTAAPAGRGRRRSQRG